The Gardnerella leopoldii genomic interval ACTGCTATGGCTCGTATGGTTGAAGAAGAGCGAGGGCTTATTGGCACATACTTAAGTTTGGGATACGGTCGTTCTACTGCAGTAACAAGACATGCTTTCTTCGCAATATTCGCGTGTTTTGTTGGCGGCGGAATTGGCGATATTATGGGTTTTCTTGCAATCCCTTCACTTTTACTAAAAATCTTGCGTGGTTTATACGCTGTGCCAGACGTTAGGTTGAAGTATGATTGGCTGTATGGCTCTTTGTGTGTGCTAGCATTTGTGATTCCTGTTGCAATATGCACAATCGTTGTTAGTTGGCGAGAAACAAAGCAAGTTCCTGCAGCTTTGTTAAGACCAAAAGCTCCAAAAGCTGGTTCTCGCGTTCTTCTTGAAAGGTTGCCTTGGATTTGGAAGCGAATGAGTTTCTTAAATAAGGTTACCGTTCGCAATTTGGCGCGATTTAAAGGCAGATTGTGCATGACTATTGGTGGAGTTGCTGGTTGCACAGCGCTTATTGTTTGCGGTCTTGCTTTGAACGATACTGTTGCGACCTTGGGTATTCGCCAATACGAGGGAATTTATCGATACGATATGATTTCTATCTCGGCTCCAGGATCTTTCCAAAATATGAAGAAAAGCGTTGAGCAAGACAAGTCAAACAATAAAGTAGAAACTATACTTCCGGCTTATGTGGGCTCTGGAGAAATAGCTAAAAGTCAATCAAATAAGTCGAATAGTCGTCATGTTGAGGATGCGGAAAGCGTGCAGTTGATTGTTGTAAAAGACACAAAAGCTTTGTCTCATCTTGTAAATTTGCAGGATGTGAACAATAATTTGCAAACTATTAAACTTACGGATGAAGGTCCGTTGCTTTCTCAAAGCGCTGCTGCATCTCTGGACATTACTCGTGGTAGCGAAATTAATGTGACGAATACTAGTTTTAAACGTGCGAAGGTTAAAGTTAAAGCTATTGTTCGTAATCTTATCGGTTCTAATATTTACATGACTGAACGTTGCTACGAACGCTTATTTAATGGTGAAAACAGTAAGCTTCTGAAACATAATGCGTTAATTTTGCGTTTGCGCGGTAGCGATAATAATAAAATTAAATATGCTGACAAGGTTTCTGAACGTGACGGTGTGCTTGCTGTTATGAATATTACGCGTATGAAGCATGCTTTTAGTTTTGATCTTATGAATGCTGTTGTTGCTTTAATCGTAACTTTGGCTGCTGGCTTAGCTTTAGCTGTGCTTTTTACTCTTGCAAGTACTAATATTTCGGAACGTACTCGCGAAATGGCTACGCTGAAAGTTCTTGGTTTTTATCGTAGAGAAGTTCATTCCTATGTGCATAAAGAAATGCTTACTTTAACTGTTATCGGCATTGCAGTTGGATTGCCATTAGGAAGGCTTATTGCAGGATTGTTAACTAGCGCGCTTCGTATGCCGTCTTTGTATTTTGAAGTTGAAGTAGCTCCTTTAAGCTATTGCATTGCTGGCGTTGCAACACTAATTTTTGCGTTAATTGTGCAATGGGCTACCAACCCAGCTTTGGATCGCATAGATCCAGTAAGCTCACTTAAAAGTGTGGAATAGTTGCGCGAATTGTAGAATGCGTAATGAATAGTTAAGGGTTCCTATAAAATTAGAAATTCGTGGCTATTAAGGAACGGAGTTGTAATAATGAGTGAGACTGTGAATAGTGACATTAATGTAGGTTCTAAACAAACAGAATCTACAGAGACGCACAATAGCACATCTTCTCATAATCAATCTTCTAGCGTATCTGCGCAAGAAAATGCAAGTAGCAATACAAACCAAATGGAGCGTAGTCTTACCAAGCGTCATGTGCAATTTATTGCTATTGGCGGCACAATTGGAACAGGTTTGTTCCTTGGTTCTGGAAAATCAATTAGCTTAACAGGTCCGAGTATTGTATTCGTTTACATTATTGTGGGCTTGATTATGTTCCTGCTGATGCGTGGTATTGGTGAGCTAATGTACAAGGATCCAAACCAGCATACTTTTATTAGTTTTATTACGCGTTATCTTGGCAGAGGTTGGGGTAATTTTGCTGGATGGTCGTATTGGTTTGTGCTTGTACTTATTGGTATGAGCGAAATTACGGCAGTTAGTACGTATTGCGTCACATTCTTCCAAACTTTCGATATTGACGTAAGTCATTGGAAATGGCTTATAGAAGTAGTATTTTTAGCGGCTTTAGTGTGCATAAATTTGGTAGCTGTAAAGCTATTTGGGGAAACTGAGTTTTGGTTCTCAATGATTAAAATTACGCTAATTGTTGCTCTTATTGTTACAGCCGTAGTTATGGCTTTAGTTGGTTACCATTACTCTGCAGCTCCTTTGCATGGTGGCGTAATAAGTCCTGCTGGTCACGCTGGATTAGATAATATTTTCAACAATTTTTCGCTTATGCCAAACGGATGGCTTTCTTTCTTAATGAGCTTCCAAATGGTGTTTTATGCGTACCAGCTTATTGAGTTTGTTGGTGTGACTGTTTCGGAAACTAAGAATCCTCGTCAGGTTTTACCAAAGGCTATTAACGAGATTATTGTGCGCGTACTAGTTTTCTATGTTGGCGCTCTTATAGCGATTATGCTTATTGTGCCGTGGCAACAGTTTAAAGCTACGAATGCGGAAGGCGTATTTATGTCACCATTCATTATGGTGTTCCAATACGCAGGATTGCATTGGGCTTCTGCGCTTGTGTTCTTTGTGGTTATTACAGCTGCTTCTTCTGCGCTTAATTCTTTGCTGTATTCTGCTGGTCGCCACATGTATCAGATTGCGCTTGAGTCACCTTCGCCTCTTTTGGGTAAGTTGCGTAAGGTTTCACGCACGAAGGTTCCTGCTCGCGCGATTTTGTTCTCGTCTGCTTTGATTCTTCTTTCGCCAATTATTAATTCGATCCCTGGCATTCATGGTGCGTTTATTTTGTTTGCTTCGGCTTCTTCTGCAGTGATAATCATGATTTATATTTTGATTATGGTTACGCATCGTAAGTACCGTGAATCTGCTGATTTTATGCCAGACGGTTTCGTTATGCCGCATTATAAGCTTTTGAATTCTATTACTATAGCGTTCTTTGCTTTTGTGTATGTGACTTTGTTTATTAGTGACGATACACGAGCTTCTGCAATTGGTGGACTAGTGTGGCTCGTATTGTTCGGCGGATACTGCGCCTTACATCAGCATTGGCAGAATCGCGATTTAGCTGAAGCTTTGGGGAAGTAGGGTACTTCTTTACTTGATTTCTGTTATGCTTGCTGTGTGCGAATTATTGTTGCAGATTGCAGTGCAGAGTATACAGGTAGGTTAAATGCCACGCTTCCTTTAGCTAAGCGAGTGTTGCTTATTAAAGCAGATGGCAGCGTACTTATTTTTTCTGAGCTTGGTGCGTATAAACCTCTTAATTGGATGGTAGCTCCTTGTACTATGCGTGTTTTACGTAAAGAAGATAGCGGCGAATCCGATGCTGGCATTGTTGTAGATGGCTGTATTTTGCGTGTTGCTGCTGCTAAAAGCGATGATTTGCTTATGATTTCGCTTGAGCATGTTTATAGTGATAATACTTACGATTTGGGTGAGGATCCTGGCTTAGTTAAAGATGGTGTTGAGGATCATTTGCAACGTTACTTGGCTGAGCAGATTGAACGAATCGGCGATGGTGCCACGTTGGTGCGCCGTGAATATCCTACGGCTATCGGCCCAGTGGATATTATGGCTCAGGACGCGGATGGTGTACATGTCGCTATTGAGATTAAGCGGCATGGCGGTATCGACGGCGTTGAGCAACTTACGCGTTATTGTGAGTTGCTGAATAGAGATCCGTTACTTAAGCCGGTTAGAGGTATTTTTGCTGCGCAAACTATTAGTCCACAAGCCCGTGTTTTGGCTGAGGATCGTGGATTTACTTGCTTAATATTGGATTACGATGAAATGCGTGGAGTCGAGTCCAACGATCTTCGTCTGTTCTAAATATGTGTTCTAAATATGTAAAAACCCCTCGGGAAGGAGGGGTTTATTATTTATGAATCGCTAGTTAATTTTGCAACAGTTTGCAAAATTACAAATCTCACGAAGCATAAAGAATATCGACTACAAAGTACAGCGTGGCATTTGCAGGAATAGTTACGTTTCCGCGCGCGTCCTTCTTTTCTTCTTTGCCGTAGCCATCTTCTGGTGGGATTACCAAAAGAACTTGGGAACCAACTTTCTTTCCAGTTAAGCCTTTAGTCCAACCAGGGATTACTCCTCCAGCAAGTTGGAAGTCTGCAGGTATGCCACGAAGCCAAGAAGAATCAAACTGATGAAGTTTGCCGTCTTTATCGGCAGTCCAACCAGTGTAATGAGCGGAAACTGTGTCTTTTGCAGTTACTTTTTTGCCGGTTCCTTCAATCAAAGTCTGAGAAACAAGCTTTCCGTCTGGAACGTAGTTATTTTTATCTAAGGTTGGTGCTCCAGATTTATCAAGAGTTACCTTCGGCAAATTTGCGGGAATATTCGTAACAGCTTTGCCTGTTGCTCTAGTTAGAGATTTTGATCGCGAAACCATTGTAAGAACCATAATATATGAAGGATTTTTGGCTCCTCCGCTTACGCCCAAAGCAATAGTCGTATTAATTTTTTTGCCCTTAATTAAAGCGTAATATGGTCGGCTTGTAGAGTTTTTATTAATGGAAATTGAGCAATCAACTTTGCCTTCTTTCCAAGTATTCATAAGCTCTTTGCCGGTTTTGGAGTCGAACACAATGCCCTGAGAGCATACGCGATCGCCTTCTTTAATTGTTTCTCCGTTGCCTCGTTGCAAAACGGCATAAGTATTTTGCTTTACTTTTACAGGCGTTTTCAGCGTTATTTTAGGCTTTTTGCCCAGCTCTCCCGATGCGCTTACGCCTTCCAGCAACTGCATTCCAGCTTTTTGAGCGTTTTCATCAGTTAAATTGTTATTGTCAGAATTTTCTCCGCATGAAGCAAGCACTACGCACATTGCTACTGCGCTAATAGTTGCGAAAGCGCGAAGTAAAAGAGATTTTTGTCCTAATGTTTTGATTTTTTTCATAGCCTCACATTACCGCTTGACGCTGATTTTTACATCAAAACATGCAAGTAATATTAAAAGACTGTAGAATGGTATCGTTATGACAAATATAGAAGATGCTTCTGATACAGAAGGACGACCAATGCGACGACCAATGCGACGGCTCACTTTGCGCAGTAAAATCATGCGCGGCGTTGTAGCTCCATTTTTTGCTTTGCTTGCAGTATTAAGTGTTGTTCTTGGTGTTGCCAACTCAACATTTTGGAAGCCTAGTAATGTGGTTATTGCGTACGCTAAAGTATCTGGAACTCGTTATATTGTCACTGATCCTGGTGTTTTGAATCTTGTAGATAACAGGGTTCGTATTAGTGTCGCTGCTTTGCATACGCGTAAGCCTATTTGTGTTGCTGTAGGTTTAACGAAAGACGTAAGAGGCTGGGTGGCAGGTTCTCCAGTACAAAGAATTACTGGTTTGCGTGATTGGAATAATCTTTCAGTTTCTGAAGTGTCTGGTAGAACCTCTGTGCAAGCGGGTGACTCTGTGGACATTAAGGATCCTGACGTAAAATTCCAAGAATCTAATTTATGGCCTATAGTTACATGCCAGCTTGGTTTAGCGAAATTGGCAATAAATACTGCAGATTATGTTCAATCTTCTGGTTCTGCGTCATACGATCATGCTGTTGCAAACGGCACAATGTCTAAATCAGGCACTCGCTCTAGTAAGTCAAATAGCTCTGATACTGCTTCTTCTGCACTGCGTTCGCAGGCTGCTAGACGTGTTTTGCTAATTGATTTGGGGGATAATGTACCGGAAGCTTCCATAGAATTGCGGTGGCGTCGTAATCAAATTCCAGATTTTGCAACGCCTTTATATTTTGTAGGAGCACTTTTTGCAGTATTAGCTATACTTTCTGCAACTATTTTTGCAATGGCTCCGCATCGTCGTCGTAATAAGCAATTAATAGCTAGCCGTTCAGGAGCGTTGGCAGTAAAGTCTGCACAGCGTGACGAAGTCACCTTTGCTGAGGCGATTTCTGGAACCATGTCTGGTATTTTTGGTCACAAACGACACAAGAAGGATTCTGGAAGTCACGCAAGGCATGGGGGTCATGCACGTCGTCGCAAAGATTCAATGCAAAGCGGCGACTCAAATGGTATGCAAACTCGAATTGCGTCTGCTTCTACAGCGGTTGCATCTACTGATTCTTTGGCTGAAACTACTGTTATTGCACAAGATGAAATGCTTGCGTTTGCCGCGCGCTTTATGCAGCAACATGACGATAATTCTTATTTAGATGACTTAGGCAATGTTGATGATGAATTTAATGATTTGCACAATCAGGATGCTGCGGCAAACGGGGAAGATTTAGCAAATGCGGAAGATATAGGAAATGCGAAATATTCTGGAAATTCAGCAGAATCAGCAAATTCAGAAAATAAGCAATATAAGCGGAATTCTCAGAATATTAAGACTCCGCGAAATAAGAAAAAATCTTACGCAAGCGCGTCGGATGGCAATAGTCTGAACGATCATAAGGATAAGCATCAGCAGCAAAATAAGTATGCACAGCAGAATAACAAGAGGCGTAACCGTCAGAACGATAGAAACAATGCTAATAATTCTGAAAAGTTTGCAAAGAAACGTTTAGAAACGGTCAAGCCTTCAGATAGTAATAGCAAGATTTCACATGAATCTAGTAAGAAAAAGCTTAATGATCACGAAAACTATCGCAACTCAGAATCAAACAAACGTCAAAATTCGTCTAAAAATAGCAACGATAAGCAGTCTCGCATAAAACGAAATGGGTTTAGAGGAGACGGCAGTAACGGTCGCTACAGAAAAAATGGGAAAGGCTACCGCGGTAATTCTTCAAGTGAGCGAGGAAATGAATAAAATGCGTAATACTAATGTCGATATTCACCGCGTAAACAGTAAAAATAGAGGCGTATTGCGCAACAACATAGTCACATTAATAGCATGTGTTGTATCAACGGTTATGGTAACTGGATTATCTGCTTGCGATGGGCAGGTGCCGAAACCTGCTGAAGCGCGTAGTAATCAAGAGTTGCCTAATGTGACTATGCTGCAAGAAAAAGATATCCGCTTGGGGTTGCTTCGCACTCTAGAAAAGGCAAACGACGAAAAAGATGTGGATTCATTATCTCAAGCAGTTTCTGGACCTGCTCTCGATATTCGCACGAGCGAGCTTACGATTGCAAACAAAACTGGAAACTTAGATCCTAAGACCACTATTCCACGTGAAGCCGCGCAAACTATTGTGCCAACTAATTCTGGTTGGCCAAGAGATTTAATGACTATTACAACTACTACTAAAGATCAACAGTCAAAACGTTTGCTGGTTTTACGTCAACAGAGAGCGCGTTCGAATTATAAACTTTGGGCTGTTGCGCGCTTATTCCCTGGAGTGCATCTTCCTAAATTTGCTGTGCCAAGTATTGGTTCTTCAATGGGTAAATCTAACGATACTGGTTTGGTGATGACTCCAGATGAAGCGGTAGCTGCGTATGCAGACGTTTTACAAAATGGTGAAAACAGCAAGTACGCGAAGCATTTTGCTGACGATTATTTGCGTAAAAAGTTAGTTGAACTTTCTAAAGCAGTGCAAGCTGGAATGGAGCGAAATAAAGGCTCTCAAGAACAAATCTTTACACCAAATCTCAAACAAATAAGCATTATGCGTTCAAGCGATGGAAGCGATTTGGTTGTTGCGCGCATAGATTCTGTGTGGACTCGTAAAGCTGGTGAAGGGCGTGAATCTCGTCCTGCTTCTGATGAAGAAAAAGCATTATTTGGCGATGGTAAAGCAAAAGGTACTATGCGAGTAACTTACGTAAATGTTATTGCTCTAGTAGTTCCTCCAGCTAGTTCTCATATGAAGATTATTCCTGTTGGTGCTGAGCGTCAGCCTATTAAGGTAGAAGCTTTATAAATTTTGTAAGTACAATTTAGTGTGCTTGGAAAAGAGGAAAAATGGTGAGTAGTAAAGCGCAAGGCATGAATCCTGGCGGATTTTCGCTTGCTGGGGCTGTAGATTTAGAAGGCGTAAAGCGTCGCGTAGAAGCTCAAGCTAAGCAAGCTGCTAAAGCTGCATCGGGCTCTACTGGTTCTTCTGCTCCAAAAGCTGGCGGCTATGTAATCGATGTTAATGAGCAGTCTTTTCAGGCGATGGTGCAAACGTCTGTAAGTTTCCCAATTGTTATTTTGCTTTGGCAAGCTAATGACGAGGCCTATTATGATGTGGCACAGAAATTAGCGGATGCTGTTAACGCGCTTGACGGTCGTATGCAGTTAGCTCGTATCGACTCTGATGAAAGCCCAAGTATTGCTCAAGCATTGCAAGCGCAGCAGCTTCCTGCAATTTACGGTTTAATTGGCGGACGTCCTATGCCTATTGCGCAAGGTTTACCTAGCGACGAGGAATTACAGCAGATTTGTGGCACTATTTTGCCGCAATTGGTTCAGGTTGCTGAACGCTCTGGTGTTGCTGGAACTGCTCCTTTTGTGGAATCCTCGGTTGAGAAAAAGTCTGAAATGTCTAAAGACTCAGATCAAGATAGTTCCGGGAATAACTCTGTTGAGAATGTTCCGCCTGCTCATGAGCAAGCTCATTCGCTTGCTATGAAGGGTGATTATGAAGGTGCTGCACGCGAGTATGCAAAAGTAATGGAAGCAGATCCTCATGATGTGCTTGCATCGCGTGAACATGCAAAAGCTTTGTTGCTTTCGCGTAATACTAATACTGATGTTGCTGCGGTTAGAAAGGCTGCTGGCGATAATAAGGATGATTTAGATTCGCAGCTTGCAGTAGCAGATGTAGATATGATTGACGGTCATATTGATGACGCTTTTGGGCGACTGCTTGACTTCCTTGCATCTGGTCATAAGAGTGATGCGGATGCTATTCGTTCTCGTATGCTTGAGTATTTTGCCATACTTCCTGCAGATGATGAGCGTCTTGCGCGCGCTCGTCGCCGTCTTGCAATTCTTCTTTATTGATTATTGCGCGATGACGCTTTTGGGCGACTTATGTAGTATTAAACAAAAAAGCCAAGAACCACAACAATCGTGAGAAATTTGTGTGATTCTTGGCTTTAGTAGCGGGGCATGGATTTGAACCATGGACCTCTGGGTTATGAGCCCAGCGAGCTACCGAGCTGCTCCACCCCGCGTCGGCTACTTTTAGCAGCTCTATCTACGATAGGTGCAAATTTAGATTTGTCAACTTTCGGGCGTGTCTCGCTGTATTTGGTTAGAATTTTACGATTCGTGTACATGAGTGACATAGACATAATAAACATAAACAAGTGTGGAGTATAATAAACACATGCCTATTAAGATTCCTGAAGGATTGCCAGCGCGAAGCATATTAGATGCTGAGCGAATTTTTGCATTGGAACGCCCAGAAGCAGAACAGCAGGATGTTCGACCACTTCGTTTGTTGATTTTGAATCTTATGCCCAAAAAAATCGAGACAGAAACTCAGCTTTTGAGACTCATCTCTAAGTCTCCTTTGCAAGTTGACGTCGATTTTATGAAAACTTCTACGCATGTATCGACACATGTTAGCGCTGATCATTTAGTAAAATTCTATGAAAATCTTGACGCACTTCGTAACAACTATTACGACGGATTCGTTGTGACGGGCGCTCCTGTTGAGCATATGGAATTTGAAGAAGTCGACTACTGGCACGAATTTACGCAAATTCTTGACTGGGCATCAACACACGTTTTCTCAACAATGTATTTGTGCTGGGGCGCAATGGGTGCGCTTTACTATCGATATGGCGTAAAAAAGCATGTTCTCAGCAAAAAAGTTTTTGGCGTGTTCCCGCAATATTTGCAGGATGAGTACTGTTTTCTTACAAATGGTTTTGATGAAATCGCTTTACAACCGCATTCTAGAATAGCGAGTGTTGATGTTGACAGCATTTCTGCAGATCAGCGTTTACAAATTCTTACGTATGGTCCCGAATCTGGTCCGGGATTAGTTGCTACGCGTGATTTTTCTGAAGTTTTTGCGCTAGGACATTGGGAATATGGCAAAATGACTCTTGCGCAGGAATATGAGCGTGACATGTTAAAAGGTTTGAGCAACGTGCCATTCCCTTACAACTATTTCCCTCATGACGATCCAAAATTAGAGCCACTATTTTCTTGGCGTGCGCACGCGAATTTGCTTTGGCGCAACTGGCTTAATTGGGTGTACGAAACTACGCCTTACAATCTTTCTGATATTTCTCATTTAAGAGCTGCTGGAAGGCTTGGAACTGAACGTTCTATAAGGCATGAGCCGGCTTCTCCGCGCTCCGATAATTTTTATCCATTTGACGGCATTAAGTACGGTATGAACAAATAAATTTTGAAGTTGCGTAATTATGTACAAGCAAAGAGTACAATCAGCAATTAGATATATTTTTCGTTTCGTGCCCCGCGCCTTACGAAATATGAAACATATGATCTAGTTGATATATATGCCGCGAGAATGATTGAATTGAGTATGTGAGTGAGCGGCACTGAATTGAGGCGTGTGAACGGATTGCTATAAGGAGGCACTTATGGATGTGATGGTTGATGTTTTACAGAAGACCACGACTGTAGCTTCTACTGTAGCTTCGAATAAACCAGAGCTACCTGATATTAGTGAGTTTTTGCCTCCAGAGATTTTGTTCCAAGGCACTCCATTTGCCATGAACCGAATTGTTATGGTGCGTATTATTATGGCCGTAATCGTTATGATTATTTTTGGCATTGGAGCAGCTCGCGCAAAAGTGGTTCCAGGAAGATTCCAAAGCGTGCTAGAAATTCTAATGGACTTTGTGCGATTTAACATTGTGTACGAAATGATTGGCGAAGAGCGCGGCAAGCGTTATGTGCCAATGATAACAACTCTTTTTATAACAATATTTTTCTTTAATCTTTGCTCAGTTATTCCAGGCTTAAATATGGCTGCAACAGCAACTATTACAGGGCCATTAGTGTTTGCTCTTTGGGTTGTATGCCAATACTTAATAACTGGAATTAGAGAAAAAGGATTCCTAACGTTCTTCCGCGAATCCTTGTTCCCAGCAGGCGTGCCATGGCCAATTTACTTTATTCTTACGCCATTGCAGCTTCTGGAATTGTTGATTGTGCGACCACTTTCGCTTACAATCCGTTTGTTTGCGAATATGATTGCTGGCCATTTGCTGGTGGCCACTTGTCTAGTATTCACCAACTTCTTTGTGGTGGATTCCAGCAATAAACTCCTTGCCTTAGGCGGTGCATTATGGCTGCTTGGTGGCATTCTGTTTACAGTATTCGAAGTAATAGTCGCAGGCTTGCAGGCGTTTATTTTTACCGTTCTTGCATCTGTGTATATTTCGGAAAGTTACCCCGAGAAAGAAGAAAAATCTGCTGTTGCTATTGCATAAATAGGTAAAACTAATTAAAGCTAGTTAAAGCAAACAGATAAAACAGGTTTAATAATCTTAGGGTTTATAACTGGTTACTGTTCCTAAAGAAAGGAAACCAATGAATAGTATCATCGCTCTCGCAGGATTGACGGGCAACCTTAGCATTCTAGGCTTTGCTGTTGCTACTCTTTCCCCTGCTATCGGAATGGCAATGGTTGTAGCCAAGGCTATGGAATCCACTGCACGCCAGCCAGAAGTTGGCAACCGTATTCAGTTGTTCATGTTTATTGGCTTGGCATTCATTGAGGTTCTGGGCTTGCTCGGATTCGTTGCCTACATTATGGGAAGCTGAACCGAACGAAACAACTCGTTCCAACGCATACAAGTGTTGAAAGAATAGAAAGGACAAGCCATGGCATATGCAGCCGAAACTAATAAACTGGCGTTGTTCTTGCCGGAGCCTTACGACGTTATATGGTCGCTGGTTGTTTTAGTTGTTCTTGCAGCGTTTTTCTACAAGTTCGTTATGCCTAAATTCCAGGCAATTCTTGATGAGCGTGCAGAAAAAATTGAAGGTGGAATGGCTAAGGCTGCTAATGTGCAGCGTGAAGCAGATGAGTTAAAGAGCCAGATTGAAAACGAACTTTCTCAAGCTCAAACTGATGCTGCAAATACTCGTGAAGAGGCTCGATCGGAAGCTTCAAAAATTATTGGCGAAGCTAGACAACGCGCTGAAAAGGATGCTGCGAAGATTATCAGTGAAGCACAGCATTCTATTGAGGCTCAGCATAAGCATGCCATGTCCAGCCTCCAAGGAGAAGTGTCGGTTCTTGCAGCAGCTTTAGCTGGCAAGATTCTTGCATCCAAATTGGATGACGATACCGTCAGTTCCAAGATTATTGATCATGTGATCGATGAAGTTGGAGACACTAAAAATTCGGATCAAAGCAAGTAAAGTAATGTGCAAAACTGAATAATCGCAAAATAAAATTACGGTTATTTCGTTTTGTATTATTTGCGTTACTTCGTTTTTACAGAAACGAGG includes:
- a CDS encoding F0F1 ATP synthase subunit B — encoded protein: MAYAAETNKLALFLPEPYDVIWSLVVLVVLAAFFYKFVMPKFQAILDERAEKIEGGMAKAANVQREADELKSQIENELSQAQTDAANTREEARSEASKIIGEARQRAEKDAAKIISEAQHSIEAQHKHAMSSLQGEVSVLAAALAGKILASKLDDDTVSSKIIDHVIDEVGDTKNSDQSK